A region from the Mycobacterium heidelbergense genome encodes:
- a CDS encoding DUF3152 domain-containing protein, which translates to MTSQRPGHGTGRAPMLRDEWREPLRALRDPLARDAGRARADRERPRQWRKQTWLGRFLSTYGWRAYALPALVALSALVIYQAVTGTGAPKPAATQQIQGPPDIGAVGTSIIDAPPRGLAAFDANLPAGTLPDGGPFTEAGDKTWHIVPGVTPQIGQGTAKVFHYTVEVENGIDPTMFGGDDAFAQMVDQTLANPKGWTHNPQFAFVRVDGSGGGKPDFRISLVSPVTVREGCGYEFRLETSCYNPVYGADRQARVFINEARWVRGAVPFEGDIGSYRQYVINHEVGHAIGYVRHEPCEQQGGLAPVMMQQTFSTSNDDAAKFDPDFVKADGKTCRFNPWPYPIA; encoded by the coding sequence ATGACGTCCCAGCGGCCCGGGCACGGCACCGGTCGAGCTCCGATGCTGCGTGACGAGTGGCGAGAACCGCTTCGGGCACTGCGTGATCCCCTCGCCCGGGACGCCGGACGCGCCCGGGCCGACCGCGAGCGGCCGCGCCAATGGCGCAAACAAACCTGGCTGGGACGGTTCCTATCCACTTACGGCTGGCGCGCGTATGCGTTGCCCGCCCTGGTCGCGCTCTCCGCGCTGGTGATCTACCAGGCGGTGACCGGCACCGGTGCGCCGAAACCGGCTGCGACTCAACAGATCCAGGGCCCACCGGACATCGGCGCGGTGGGCACCTCGATCATCGACGCGCCGCCCCGCGGGCTCGCTGCCTTCGACGCCAATCTGCCGGCCGGGACGCTGCCGGACGGCGGCCCGTTCACCGAGGCGGGCGACAAGACCTGGCATATCGTGCCGGGCGTGACACCGCAGATCGGTCAGGGCACCGCCAAGGTGTTCCACTACACCGTCGAGGTCGAAAACGGCATCGACCCCACCATGTTCGGCGGCGACGACGCCTTCGCCCAGATGGTCGACCAGACGCTGGCCAATCCCAAGGGGTGGACGCACAACCCGCAATTCGCGTTCGTCCGGGTCGACGGGAGCGGCGGGGGCAAGCCCGACTTCCGCATCTCGCTGGTGTCCCCGGTGACGGTGCGCGAGGGGTGCGGCTACGAATTCCGGCTGGAGACGTCCTGCTACAACCCGGTATACGGGGCCGACCGGCAGGCGCGGGTCTTCATCAACGAGGCCCGCTGGGTGCGCGGGGCCGTTCCCTTTGAGGGCGACATCGGCTCCTACCGGCAGTACGTGATCAACCACGAGGTCGGCCACGCCATCGGGTACGTGCGGCACGAGCCCTGCGAACAGCAGGGCGGTCTGGCGCCGGTGATGATGCAGCAGACGTTCTCCACGTCCAACGACGACGCCGCCAAGTTCGACCCGGACTTCGTCAAGGCCGACGGGAAGACGTGCCGATTCAACCCGTGGCCGTATCCGATCGCCTGA
- the moeZ gene encoding adenylyltransferase/sulfurtransferase MoeZ, with protein MPGLPPLVEPAHQLSRDEVARYSRHLIIPDLGVDGQKRLKNARVLVIGAGGLGAPALLYLAAAGVGTIGIVDFDVVDESNLQRQIIHGTADVGRSKARSARDSIVAINPLVDVRLHEFRLDRSNAVDLFGQYDLIVDGTDNFATRYLVNDAAVLAKKPYVWGSIYRFEGQVSVFWEDAPDGRGLNYRDLYPEPPPPGMVPSCAEGGVLGIICASVASVMGTEAIKLITGIGEPLLGRLMIYDALEMSYRTIRIRKDPSTPKVTELIDYEEFCGVVSDDAAQAATGSTITPRELRELLDSGTKLALIDVREPVEWDIVHIDGAQLIPQSSINSGEGLAKVPHDRMPVLYCKTGVRSAEALAAVKKAGFSDAVHLQGGIVAWAKQMQPDMVMY; from the coding sequence CTGCCAGGACTGCCGCCATTGGTCGAGCCCGCACACCAGCTGAGTCGCGACGAGGTGGCCCGTTACAGCCGCCACCTGATCATTCCCGACCTGGGCGTCGACGGTCAGAAGCGGCTCAAGAACGCGCGGGTGCTGGTGATCGGCGCCGGGGGCCTGGGCGCGCCGGCGTTGCTGTACCTGGCCGCGGCCGGCGTCGGCACCATCGGCATCGTCGACTTCGACGTCGTCGACGAGTCCAACCTGCAGCGCCAGATCATCCACGGCACCGCCGACGTCGGACGATCCAAGGCCCGGTCCGCGCGCGACTCCATCGTCGCGATCAACCCGCTGGTCGACGTGCGGTTGCACGAGTTCCGGCTGGACCGTAGCAACGCCGTCGACCTGTTCGGGCAGTACGACCTCATCGTGGACGGCACCGACAACTTCGCCACCCGGTACCTCGTCAATGACGCCGCCGTGCTGGCGAAGAAGCCCTACGTGTGGGGGTCGATCTACCGGTTCGAGGGCCAGGTCTCGGTGTTCTGGGAGGACGCCCCCGACGGGCGGGGCCTGAACTACCGCGACCTCTACCCGGAGCCGCCGCCGCCCGGCATGGTCCCGTCCTGCGCCGAGGGCGGCGTCCTGGGCATCATCTGCGCGTCGGTCGCGTCGGTGATGGGCACCGAGGCGATCAAACTGATCACCGGGATCGGCGAGCCGCTGCTCGGCCGGCTGATGATCTACGACGCCCTCGAGATGAGCTACCGCACGATCAGGATCCGCAAGGACCCGTCCACGCCGAAGGTCACCGAGTTGATCGACTACGAGGAATTCTGCGGCGTGGTGTCCGACGATGCTGCCCAGGCGGCCACCGGCTCGACCATCACCCCGCGCGAGTTGCGCGAGTTGCTGGATTCCGGCACGAAGCTGGCCCTGATCGACGTGCGCGAGCCCGTGGAATGGGACATCGTGCACATCGACGGCGCCCAGCTGATCCCGCAGTCGTCGATCAACTCCGGCGAAGGCCTGGCCAAGGTGCCGCACGACCGCATGCCGGTGCTGTACTGCAAGACGGGCGTGCGCTCGGCCGAGGCGCTGGCCGCGGTGAAGAAGGCCGGATTTTCCGACGCGGTCCATTTGCAGGGCGGCATCGTGGCGTGGGCCAAACAGATGCAACCCGACATGGTGATGTACTGA